A genomic window from Salvia miltiorrhiza cultivar Shanhuang (shh) chromosome 5, IMPLAD_Smil_shh, whole genome shotgun sequence includes:
- the LOC130985534 gene encoding protein STRUBBELIG-RECEPTOR FAMILY 3-like: MMARSFLKIDEWVLCLFILLSAVPFHHGFTDPRDVFAITQLHASLGLPLLPGWIPGGDPCGPPSWQGVECVNANITALKLSSANLGGELPEDLGMFASIIDIDLSNNHIGGSIPTSLPITLQNFFLSDNQFTGDIPNSLSSLGQLKSLSLNNNQLTGAIPDAFEPITGLINMDLSWNSLTGVLPPSMRSLLSLTSLHLQNNQLIGVLDVIQDLPLTDLNVENNLFSGPIPGKLLNIPSFRRAGNPFNTTILPSPPASPPVSPTKAPSPQLASSPGSNVHGQFVSPLPQSGGEKKNTSNKITWIAVGGLVLILVLVLGLFLSISRCCKGRRSMEKIFKSNEVGYGSLSETHKQDETSQFHKVPQGLKKVDLQPAEASQTRNALLKQGKDHSIDMTGLSKSDPRPSPLPFPLLPAERIAADPTFTSLNPTGSAGKIVESVKLFTIGMLQQYTNSFSQENLIGKGMLGTVYSAQLPKGKVLAVKKLDKAASVHLNDQEFLDLVSSISNLRHANIVELVGYCLEHGERLLVYNYCGNGTLDEALNLDDEINKKLSWNTRMILALQAAKALEYLHETRHPPIMHRNFKSCNLLLNDDLSVQVSDCGLASLMPANSIAQLQNSGYGAPELDFGSYSYQSDVYSFGVVMLRLLTGRKAYDRSRPRGEQYLVRWAFTQLYDIDALSRMVDPSLKGAYPSKSLSRVADIISLCIQPEPEFRPPMSEIVQKLVSIIQRHPNP; the protein is encoded by the exons ATGATGGCTCGTTCGTTTCTGAAGATTGATGAGTGGGTTCTCTGCCTTTTCATACTTCTATCTGCAGTTCCCTTCCACCATGGATTTACAGATCCTCGTGATG TTTTTGCAATAACTCAGTTACATGCTTCTCTGGGCCTCCCGTTGCTTCCTGGATGGATTCCGGGAGGAGATCCCTGTGGGCCGCCTAGTTGGCAAGGGGTGGAATGTGTGAATGCTAATATAACTGCACT AAAGCTCAGTAGCGCAAATTTGGGAGGCGAATTGCCTGAAGATTTGGGAATGTTTGCCTCAATTATAGATAT AGATTTGAGCAACAACCACATTGGAGGCAGCATACCAACCAGTTTGCCAATCACTCTTCAGAATTT TTTTCTTTCAGATAATCAGTTCACAGGGGACATTCCAAACTCTCTATCTTCGTTAGGCCAATTGAAATCTTT GTCTCTGAACAACAATCAACTAACAGGTGCAATACCAGATGCCTTTGAACCAATTACGGGTTTGATTAACAT GGATTTATCCTGGAACAGCTTGACTGGTGTGCTTCCACCTTCAATGCGGAGTTTGTTATCTCTCACATCATT GCATTTGCAGAATAATCAACTTATAGGAGTGCTTGATGTTATTCAAGATCTTCCCCTGACAGATTT GAACGTAGAGAACAACCTCTTCTCGGGACCTATTCCTGGCAAACTGCTAAATATTCCCAGTTTCAG GAGAGCTGGAAACCCTTTTAACACTACTATCCTTCCCTCTCCGCCCGCCTCGCCTCCCGTATCCCCCACTAAGGCACCTTCACCTCAACTTGCTTCTAGTCCTGGATCCAATGTTCATGGCCAGTTTGTTTCTCCGTTACCACAAtctggtggagagaagaaaaaTACATCAAACAAAATCACATGGATTGCTGTTGGAGGGTTGGTGTTGATTTTGGTACTTGTTTTGGGGTTATTTCTTTCTATATCCCGTTGTTGTAAGGGAAGGAGAtcgatggagaaaattttcaagagCAATGAAGTAGGTTATGGTAGCCTGTCAGAAACACATAAGCAAGATGAGACTTCACAATTTCATAAAGTACCCCAAG GTCTCAAAAAAGTGGATTTGCAACCAGCTGAAGCCAGTCAGACGAGGAATGCATTACTAAAGCAGGGGAAGGATCATAGTATAGATATGACAGGATTGAGTAAAAGTGATCCGCGGCCAAGCCCTCTTCCTTTTCCGCTTCTTCCTGCTGAAAGGATTGCTGCGGATCCTACTTTTACTTCATTGAATCCAACAGGAAGTGCTGGTAAAATTGTAGAATCTGTGAAGCTCTTCACTATTGGAATGCTTCAACAGTACACAAATAGTTTCTCTCAAGAAAATCTTATTGGGAAAGGCATGCTTGGGACTGTGTATAGCGCGCAGCTTCCTAAAGGAAAG GTTCTAGCTGTCAAGAAGCTGGATAAGGCTGCATCAGTGCATCTAAACGACCAAGAGTTCCTTGACCTGGTGTCAAGTATCTCTAACCTTCGGCATGCAAATATTGTCGAACTTGTAGGTTATTGCCTTGAGCATGGAGAGCGCCTTCTTGTCTACAACTACTGTGGAAATGGGACTCTTGATGAAGCACTAAATTTGGATGATGAGATCAACAAAAAGCTCTCATGGAATACTCGCATGATTCTAGCGCTTCAAGCTGCCAAAGCCCTAGA ATATTTGCATGAGACGCGGCACCCTCCCATTATGCACCGCAACTTCAAGTCCTGCAACCTGCTGCTCAATGACGATCTCTCCGTACAAGTTTCTGACTGTGGTTTGGCTTCTCTCATGCCAGCCAATTCCATTGCTCAG TTGCAAAATTCTGGATATGGCGCTCCAGAGCTTGACTTTGGAAGCTATTCTTACCAGAGTGATGTTTACAGCTTCGGAGTTGTGATGTTGCGGCTTTTAACAGGGCGAAAAGCTTATGACAG GTCACGTCCCCGGGGAGAGCAATATCTGGTTAGATGGGCATTCACGCAGCTTTATGATATAGACGCATTGTCCAGAATGGTTGATCCTTCCCTGAAAGGCGCCTATCCATCCAAGTCCTTGTCTCGGGTGGCAGATATAATCTCGCTTTGTATTCAG CCTGAGCCCGAGTTTAGGCCACCGATGTCTGAGATCGTGCAGAAGCTTGTAAGCATTATACAGAGACATCCCAACCCCTGA